Proteins found in one Bactrocera tryoni isolate S06 unplaced genomic scaffold, CSIRO_BtryS06_freeze2 scaffold_269, whole genome shotgun sequence genomic segment:
- the LOC120781087 gene encoding uncharacterized protein LOC120781087 yields MGRQVTSNTMNLRQILIPSRIKPQVVHHSDYFMEPRFRGPFIITKVLPNDRYVIEDLPHAERTQRHYKAVFASDQLKTWCMLPPDDPDDIDNEDESTMGEGATLGQESRL; encoded by the exons ATGGGACGACAAGTTACGTCAAATACAATGAATCTACGTCAAATATTAATACCATCCCGAATAAAACCACAGGTTGTACACCATTCCGACTACTTTATGG AACCACGATTCAGAGGACCATTCATCATCACCAAAGTCCTGCCAAATGATCGTTATGTAATTGAAGACTTACCTCATGCCGAGCGAACGCAACGTCACTACAAAGCCGTATTTGCATCAGATCAACTTAAAACTTGGTGCATGTTACCACCAGATGATCCAGACGACATAGACAACGAAGATGAGAGCACCATGGGCGAGGGCGCCACATTGGGTCAGGAAAGCCGACTGTAA